TAACATGGACTGggctaatttttttttgccagataTTTGGCAGCCAGTTTCAGCATCAGCTTGGTGTTACTCTGACTGAGTGATCGACGAAATTATAGCCATTGATTATTTGACTGCATGTCTGATATTTCCCTTCATACTGGAACATTGATGTGTTTCATCATAGTCATATCCTGTTattaatatacaaatatatgcaGATGTACAGTTATGTCACCATGGATGTGTATATGAACACCTGCAGCTTCCAGTTCTGTGTAATGATCTTATTTTATCATTTATGTTGTTTAGttcatacatatattttttcttaGCCCTAGTTATGATGTATTTATTCCTGGAGAATGGGGTGTCCTTGTCGTTCTGAATGAATAATGCTCCCTTTTCATTGCCACAAAAAAGTAACAGACCGCAGTGGTAAATTAAAGTTCATTTCAAGTTTAACTCGAGTCAATTTAAAAATACGCCACTGTCAAAATGCATTTGTGTGATTTGTGTAAAATATAGATCGTAAAATTCCCTCCTATGTTATGCCTCAGATTAAGATTGTTCATGTTCGTTTGGGCGTCACTTCCTCGCAGATTTAATTGTTGCAATTTTCCAGGGTCTTCACCGTCCTGCAAGTCAGAAGGTGACCTTCTCTGTCAGTGAGGCTGTAACTCCTCCATCACATTTCATCAGCTGGGTTTTGTTTGGTGTTATAAACAAAGACATGAATGGCACATAATATGGGATTTAAATGAATTTGACAACCGTATATTTGACTATTTTGTCTCGAATGCAGTAGCGACTGATTTTAATTTTGGATATACTGCCCCCTAGTGACATTCTTACTAAACATACGGTGACCTGAATTTATGTCTGCTCCTAATGGGGTTTAGGTCTTCTGTGCGGGTTTGTGTGGGTGTTTCTCAGACCACACATTACTTTTAAGGCCGGGTATGTTTTTCACAAGTGATTTCTGTTAGCAGAATGCTGACTGCCATTGTTTGCACCACACAGGATGCCCGTATTAAAGCAAATAACTGCATGGTCTAGGTCACAGCTACAGTCCAAGACGTCCAGAAAAGCGTACTtgactaaaatcttcatttAATAACTAGCTATCGGAAACAGGGAACTGCGCAATAAAGATTTTGGAAGGTTTAATAGAACCTTTCTGGAATTTAATTGTGCATACATCTAAAGTTCGAGTTCATCTGAGGAAGTAAAAAAATATCCTCGCAGCAATATAGACGACAACTTTTAAGGGAAAAACTGGTAACTGAGTATTTACGTAGCTGATTGCTGTATCAGCAAATGTATTTCACTTCTCGTTCTTTTACTGTAGCAGTCCGGATTGAGCGCTTTGCTCATGGATGCCGCAGCACCCCAACCCCTGAACTCGAAGCTGAAACTGGTGATTTCGGGGTGCACTGAAATTTATGCAGGCTCAGACACATATGCAGATTGCATACGTGGGTTCCGTGAAATGGGGAAAGAAACCTGCCCATGCATAAACCTCCTCGCATCTCAAAGCCACCGCCTTCAGCTGTGCACCGCGTCGCGTCCGGCCGCGCGCCGCCACGCATCGGTCCCGCACTCCAACTATAATCCGTTTACCGAAAGGCGCTGCATTCCGCGCAGATACAAATGCACATACAAAACGGAACTAGCGATAGGTATTTTCTCTTTTTAAGAATGCATATTCGACATTTTGTAATAAGCTAACATCTCTATAGCGGTCATCTTATCAGACCATTATTATGattttttcaaaataaagatgtaaATTTGTCTAAAAGTCTCATACGCCGATCACTTTCTCTGTTTTTTAGACCAGGGCTATCCTCCTTCATAAAAGCTATCTTCTCAGGGTGCTGCGTTACATTCCTTTTACCAAATGATTTATGCATGGCGCACCAGGTGAACTTATAGATACTATAAGaataacattttcattaaaCAAATTATGGTCCGAAACGGAGAGAAATCTATAATATACTGCAATTGAGCTACTGAGTCCCTGTACATGTATATTAATCGcctgatttaaaaaaagtaaaaaacataatataaatattgaaCAAGTAATAGTTCTGTTCTATATAACAAATCCCCTTAAAACAGTCTCATAATAACCTTAAACAAGCCTTCCGCATTCAGTTGTTTTACAAAACCCGATcatttgcatgtatgtgtaCGTTCATCAGATAAAAGCTGACAAGTAACTTAAAAATCATCCCAcgcctaaaaaaaaaaaaacttaactgTGCAGCAGCCCGTCCGAACTAAAGACAGATTGCGAACAAAGTTGGAGGGGCGTGTCTGACTGGGGGGTGGTTCTCTCTGAGATTGATTGATCTTGGACGAATGGACTTGAAGTAGAGCTTCCGATTAACCAATAAAATCGTGGATTTCATTTTGCCCCGCCCTTTTCAAGTAAAGTGGACGGCGGCAGCATGCGGCTGTTGTCAGTTTTCTGCAGAGAGTTACCAGGCTTTGGGGTGCAAAGCGAAAAGTAGTTTATAAGTTTGTAGGACAGCAGTTAGGAAGTGGTATTGTAGTCTCACCGTTACTACACTGGCTGCATGATGTAGGAGGAACGGGCCCTGACCCATTTTAACACTAATCCGGACATTTCTTTTCCGGAACGAAACATCTTAAAACCGTAGTTATCGCCACAAAAGAAACCGGCTAGTTAGCATAGCTTCTATTAACTGCTAATGTGGAAAAGACGGTTGTTATTGGTGCAGGAAACTTAATGCACGTACCTAACAAAGTGCATTTTGGGTGGTTGACACAGGGAGAcgtataatatatttaaatccCAGGCagtcaaaaatatatattttttagaaaTTTGTGAGCCGGCTGTGGAATAGGTTGTTTGCAGGCACCTCTACCAAGGATGTCGTGCCGAGCTGGGATGGTCCGGGGCGGCAGTTCGGCTCTGCAGCCGCTGAGAGCCACCGTGCACTTCCAGCTTCGGAGCGGGACGCAGCTGCGCATCCGAGATGCCGGGCCAGGTAAAATGTCAAAGGGCTGGGGGAGCCCAGGACACCGGAAAAAACAGTAAATTGCAAGACCAGAAAAGGAGGAGTCACATAAAAGGGAGCATTTACAAGTTTTTATGTCAACTATTTGTACGTTAATTCGTGTAGGCATCTCTATATAAGATGCCATCACAAGTGGTTACCACGCAGGTACAATGACATGAAGTGATGATCTGATAAGAATGATCTCGACACTAATCCTTTTGCACAGCATGCGGCTCGCACAGCTTTGTAAGGCTGCTTATCATTCTTTCACGTATTTGCTGATGCGGCGCCACAAAACTAGCGCACGGAGCATCATGCCATTAACCCGTGAATTGTGAGGGCAACTTGGGTTGCAGATCCTCCATCTGCGAAATCATGCCACAGGTTGAAGCTTTAGTATAAGGTATTACAGCCGTCATTCATTCGTgtaagttattattattattattttatttatttttttttgggggggggggggggggttattcaGGGAAAGATGAAAGAGGTGTTTATTTCCTTGTGTTTTCCTCAGTGATTTTACTCGATGAAGAAGCTGAAACCAGGTGTTTTAACTGCCAAAATACAAGTTGTTATACACATTCATCCAAGTCCTGCCTAATCTGTTGAGGAGCCGAGTCCAAAAAATAGGCTTTGTTTCTATGACCTTCTGCTTTAGTTGATGTGTCCCCTTCGTACATGCGCTGAAGCGATGGCTGGCTCAGTCACTTGTGTAATATGAGGAATCCAGCGGGCCACCCGCTGGCTGCCGGCCCGTCACCTGTTGTCTCGATGGCCACCTAAGGAAGGTGGCACGGTAGAAAACAGTCACATCCGCACCTCCAGCTGCCTGCATCTCTGCCCTTGCCAGTTAAATTCCCACGGGGCAGCGAATATTTTCTTTCCTCCTCATTGTTTTTCTCCAAACAGCCGGTGATTTCTAGCGGTTACGCGGGTTAGGGTTATATTAAAAATGGAATATATCAGCATGTTTGAACCGTGATCTTGTTCTGGTTAGTATTTTCACCCTATAGTAATGCCTCAACCTGATCTTTACATATTTACCTCGGAAACTCTTGATTGTAGCAGATTACCTTGAGTTACTGGTTCTGTTTTTCTCTTATGGTTCTTAAGCTGAGAAGACCAAGTCACGCCCGCCAAAGCCCAGCATTCGACGGACCCTGTCCCTTGACACCCTGATTATGCCATACCTTCAGGGCCACTGGCCAAAGGAACCCGACTACAGCAGCTCCTGTGTGAATGACAAGGCCACGCAGGTGAGAGCTGACGTACCCTCTTGCAGGTCCCATGGGTTGGCATTGGCCTGCTTTCCATATCTGTCTCAAAGTGTGGACACAACACATCAAGCTGTAAATGATCAGACTGGCCCTTCAGAGGTGAAATAGATTATACTGTGGAATGAAAACTTGttgtgaccagcaggtggcatagtGGTTTAGGTACATGGGTTTGAAGGTGAAGGTTGCTGGTCAACCCCTGAGGGAGGTAGAGAATCGGACACATTCCAGTAAAGTCCAGCTGTATGGCTGAATAAATGTTGCAGGTTGTTTTGGGTAAAATCTTTGGCAAAACTAGTGTGTAAACAATTTCTAACTCAATTGTTTTTACTACTTAAAAACCTATGGAACTTGGTGCCCTTTTGAGAGAAAAATTATGCTGCAATTTTTCCATCCGTCTCCCTGAGAAAggtaaacattaaaaaaaaattctaaactCATTCTAGATTTCTGTTCGTATATTCTGctcaaaatgtttttaaatttcacgACCGTATATGGAAGtgatttttgcttgtttttttttcttttttttaaagcttgtgtgtgtgtgtctgttaatTACTCAGATATCTTTTAGGCTCTGGCTGAGGGCCATGGGCAACTGTGCCCCTAGCTTGCTGTATATATTACCCATCCGCCCTGCCTCACACATTCAGTTCCACCCCCTGCCAGGCCAGACGGATTTCTCAGTGAACAATCTGCAACCCGCTATGCATGGCGGCCACTAGGTGTCGCTGTTTATTCCATTCCATTCATTGTACTGACCTACATCAACTGTATGTaacaccccaacccccccccccccccctcctaagTCTGCTAAGGCTCGTATCAGACTCTGAAACATTAGGAGCTGTCATCCAGAACTTTCCACCCTTGTGCTGTAGTGCAGTGGGTCTTTTTATAGCgcctgtcctgtgatgggctggtcgTCACAGGCAGGGACTGTCTGTGTGGCTAGGGTGTGAACCACGTGTCCTAGAAACGCATCCTCTGGGTTGAGAAGCTGGTTGGGCTGTTCGTTGTCCCCGCCCAAGTCCAGTGCTGATCTGTCTTCAACGGTGCTTCTCCGGGACGATACAGgcagtgagtttttttttttaggggtgCTGGTTTGTGACCAGGGAGAGAACTGTGGATGGAGGTGAGTTTTTGGGGCATTTCAAGGGCGGTGTCTGGAATTACATTTACTACGTCTGATGGGGGCGGGGCAGCGGGGAGTGAACATGAGCCGTTTGAGGACTGTCCAAGCGTAGGACCTTCAGGCAGTGGAGGTGAGTCCAGGGTGCTGGGCAACACCCTGATGAGGCAGAGGGGGGATGTTGTTCCCATGACTACACGCCCATCTCTATTCTGTGGTTTCCATGGCGCCGCCGCCTTGCTAACGTCCGCCCCTGACTGCCGGGAAGCATCACTCGGTTCATCGGCGTCAGTTTCCGTTGGAGACTGGAAGCCACACTGAGCAACAGGTGGATGGTTTGCATAACAGAACTTCTTCAGATGCATAATACGGTCGTGGTGACGCCCATCTGGATTGAGGCTGGCCACCTGGGGGGGTCTTTTCTCTCTGGCCACCatgcttattttttttcccttcatttaGAAGGACTCCAAGATCTACACTCACTAGTTTGCTGTGGAGCTCCAGTGTGTAGAAGATCTTGTTGGTGTCAGCATTctttatggaaatattttgtgtgtctTGAAGCAACTCATTACCTCACCGTGTCCCTTTATATCAGATGCCACCACAGGATTAGTTTCGGAACATTTTCAGCGCTTCTGAGctccctgtgattggctggatcTTGTGGTGTAGcttcctgtgattggctggatcTTGTGAGGTGGcttcctgtgattggctggatcTTGTGGTCGTCACACCCAAGCTTTCTGACTGGCTGGTCTCCCTGTTGCAGACGCCCAGCTCCTGGTCGGAGGAATGCCGGGGTCGGAGAGGAGGTGGTGGACACAAGCGCTCTGCGTCGTGGGGCAGTGCAGAGCACCTCAGGGAGGTATGGACCATCCTACGGCACAGGAAGGTGCTGTTGTAACACTCCTTAACCCCACCCCAAGAAGAGGTGACtggtactgcccccccccccattacagaTCTCAAACCTCAAACACCAGCTGCAGAAGCGATCCAAGCGTGCCTCCAGGGGGGGTCCTGATAGGGATCACCACCAGCTGCACTCTGCCAGGGGCCCTGTACCAGGGGCCACACAGGTACTtctcttttttggggggggggaggggcttcacCTGGATATTGTCAGGGCTAAGAAATGCAGTGCTTATTCATCTTGGGCTGAATTTATGAACAAGAGGCAGGTTGTAtgattgggtgggggggtggtggttctGGACAACTCCTGGGCACAGCCAGTTTCCGCAAACACACCAGTAATTAAAACCAGTCAATCTGTGTAGTAGATCCACAGTCTCGGCGCCTGACCTGCAACTCCTCCACAGATTTCCCCCCACCTACCCCTCAGCCGGATCACCCCCCGCCTCCGCCACAGCGTCGAGGGTCTCAACCTGGAGCTGGAGGGGGTCTTTGTGTCAGAGGAGCCCGAAGATCAGCGCTCTGTAAGTTTCACACCCACCAGCTCCCTCCCTACGGGCAGTGGGTTTGGAATCTGTGCCCGTGCCCTAATTTGACATCCCTCCTGTGTGGAACATAACGCTTGGGTACTTTTCCGGTAGGTTCTAGACGTTCCCGATGGACGCAGGGCACCCATGCCTATGCAGAGATGCAGCAGTGGGTCTCAGAGCGacccttccccctccccccacctcctgGGAGATACTCGTGAGTTACTCGGTCGCTATTTCTCCTCCCGACCCCCAAGCTGACCTTTTGACCGTAAGATGTGCCTTTTCTCCCCCCGGCAGCATTGTGCCCATCGCCTTCGCCACCCCCAGTGGGCACGGGGTCGCCCCCCTTCCTTCATCCCAAAAAGACCTACGCGTTCCAGAGGGAGCCGCCCGAGGGCTGTGAGAGAGTGACAGTCTGCGAGGAGGCCCCGTAAGTCAGTCCGTGTTCAGCGCCACACGTGTCTGCGCATGATAACTGGCTGCACGAAGCACACTGAAATCTGTATCTGCGGCCAAGTGTTGCAGACTGATATCAATGTTGCATaatgctgccccctagtggtacTCTCAACATCTGCATGCGCAATCGTAGCGTAATCAACAGTGTGGAGGATGAGACAGTCAGGGACAGTAAAGTCCTCCCAGGAAGGCATTATGTCAGAAAAGCGTTAGAGTTAGACTTCCTGTGCTCCATTTTTGGGGTAATTTTCCAGAATTTCCAGATTTTACAATTTAGTGCTGTACAATTTAATGCTGTCGCCCTTAAATCGGCAGAGCTGAAAAACACGCTGATGAACACAAAGCCTGTCCCTAAAGAAGCCTGGCTCATTTGCTTACACATCTCAGTTTCTGGAGGATTTGAGAGTCAGTTAGGGGGGGATTTCTACGAATTCCACCCCAATATTCAGAAGTACCAAAATAACCCAGCTGGTTTGGTAGTTTAGGTACTGGatgttttggtactggtactcgaccggaagtcaatggaaaagggaaagtaccaaaagtatggtgcCTTGTGCAATGGAAACATGCCCTTTAAGCTTGTGATTTGGGTTTTGGGTTTAGGCTTGGGCTTAGGGTTGTCTGCCATCCCCCTGAAATGGGGAATTGGGGGAGGATTTGTAAGCCCAGCTAGATGGGCTCTTTCTGGGAGGCTTTTCTGGCCATCCGCAGTCTTTGGGATTGCACACCTCTGGCTCTCCTGCTTAGTCGTTCTCTCCTCCACTTGCTTCCCACCAGGTCTCCTGCTGTTGCCCAGCTGTTCCTCCACTCGTGTCCCGACCCCAACAAAGTGAACTTCACGCCCCACAGGGGCTCGGCATTCTGCCGCGTCAGCCTCCTGAAGCCCCTGCTGCCCTCTGTGGACCTCCTGTTCCGCGGCCTGTCCGTATCGCCCGTCGCGAGCCGGGCCCCAGCCGACCCCGGAGTGGCCGGAAGCGTGGGCACCTTCCCCGACCCTGCTTGCACCACTGCCGTGTGACCCaggaggagccccccccccccccccgggagggAGTATCCAATGAATGTGTTCATGGGAATGCAGCCAGCAAGGGGCCAGCAGCATTGGATCAGCACAGTGCAATGCCTGGAAGGGCCAAAGGTCAGCTTGGGATCGGCTCCTGCAGATGCATCATGGAAAAAAGTAACAAGACTCAGTTACAACATAGCTGTTGCTGTGCCAGGTTCTGAAGCAGCCCACCATGCCTTCTGCGTACTAAAGGTGCTCAACAGCTTACGGTATCATATCATATCAAATCAACAGCAGAGAATGTATCCCATTTCTGATACCCACGTGTCTTATTTGGTGGCTTGGCGAGAAACGAGAGAGTTCTCCATTTGTCCCTTGTTTTTTGGAAATGCGTGCTTTGTTTATGGCGGAGGATTTTCACTTCTTGGATTTTTCATTTCAGTCTGTTCCTGGCTGGTTACTCAAATCTATCCCCTGTAGAGCTGCCACTAAAGTGGGAATATTTCTTGCCTGTAAAACCCAGTCGCCTTACACTACTATATAAGTGAATATGCGCAGTAGGGAGAGATAGAGGATGTTCCTAGCTGCTTCTTCGTAGCGCGTTTACAGGCTCCTACGTGGGACTGAATGTGTCCTTCAGAAGAAACTCATGCCTGAAGGCATGTGGATGAGATGTTGGATTTCCTCAGGCTTCCTGACCCCTCACTGCTGGTCCCCAGTCAGTGTGTTTGCTGGTCGGCCTGctagtggatttttttctagaTGATAAAAATCTTTCCTGTGTTGAACTTATGATGGTTGACAGTTCACggttttaaacatttaaatgatgGTTGGGCACAATATTTTATATAGCAGATGCCTTTCTGTTTAGTTGGATGTATATTGCCTAATCACATTTGATCCGTAGCTGATTTGACTGAAGATGGAATTTGTCATAATCTAAAGGTTAAACATTGACTGAATGTCATGTCATCTGATAGAGAAGTGGCATGACCAGTCCAAACACTTTTAAGTGTCACAAAGCTTGTAGtgagtttttttcttctttaaccTGTTCAACCAGCCTCGCAGCTTAACCCACAGAAACTGACTTATGTGTGCTTTCTTCCATTATGTAATGCTGAATactctttttgtgtgtgtgtgtgtgtgtgtgtgtgtgtgtgtgtgtgtgtgtgtgtgtgtgtttttttgttttggtaggTTATACAGTGGATGAGAGCACCGCTGGTTCTAATGTTAAACGATAGCtttaagtattaaaaaaaaaaaaaaaaaacgaatacaGAATTGTATTGAACATGATTTTTCTAAGTTTTCTTAAGAATGATTGATAGGGAAATGAACACAACACAGCTTGAGTTCACGGAGAACTAATGTCATATACCCTACAAAGATGTTTTGTTTACGGGCGGATTAATTTACTTGCATTAAATTATACTGCCACCACACTTTCCCTTTTtccctgtgtgtttctgtattcCATTGGCTATATTTTGTCTAAGACTGCATTACCAATCTATAGAGCCGGTGTTCTGTCCAGTTGAGCTACTTTTTCGAggtaggctaccgtagtgctaatcgatagccctaaccctaacccccaaaaaaaccctagaacccttaccctaaccccagaacggtggaactgcacatgcgcagaaaggctcgatggtatgtctcgataggtagctcaactcgtcagaacaccggcacatGTTTTTGACTAGGGGGTGTGCCTAACACCGAATGTCACGCCCATTGCCTAAACCCAGCCTTTAATACTGCCCCAAGTTACCTTGTTTAGACCAATGAGCAACATCCACATCCTCCGACGAAAAATTCAGCGACTATTTGCTCTGAGGACCTTCAGCTTGTCGAGGTGGCCGTGTACAATGCCTGAACTAAAATCACAGCCCACAGTCCTTAGAAAACAGGTGATGCTTTAAGTAGTGGTATCCCGTTAAGggtgtaaaaataaaactgattgCCAAAATACTTGCTTTCGACACAGATTTTTTGGGTCTGGGAAATCAAGCGTCCAGAACAATCTCTTCTGCGATGTGTATGTTAAACTTATAAAATGTGAACGCTTGGATCTAACTTCAAGTTGGGCGCTCGTTAGTAGCTTGTCAATACGGCGATATGTATTAAAGTAGGTATACAATGTGCACTGCACTACTCCATGCAGGCGAACGTGAAGGGATGCCACACGCTTTGGAAATGGGTCCTGACTGGTTTAAGGGTGACGTCGCTTTACGCTACATGAAAACAGGTCCTTTCCCCGGGAAGAAAGCTAGAGCCTGGGGAACACTAAAGGGGAATATAGTGGCCCAAGGGGGAAGGGGAAGAGCCGCACACCTGGAATACCAGTTACGTGATTTCGGGTGCATTAAAACGAGGCTCGAGGCGTGAGTGTGAATCACAACAGCttatcaaatatatatatatatcccgcTTCATTCGAATAGGCTGACATTTACATATCCGTGCGGGGGACCAGTTAGTAAGGTGCTTATATTTTAGCGACGGGGACCTTCAAGTGGACCCAATCTGAAACCCCGTGTGGGGTGACGGTGCCACCATTTCCGGGATCGCGTCAGTGGTGAGAGTGGAGCGGGACGGGGGGCTGAGGAGCGCGGGCAGCGGGACTGGTTCGGTGTCCATAGACGGGCTGCTGGAGGACGGCATGGCCGCGGGGAAAGCAAGCGGCAAGGCGTCGCTGCTTCAGAACGAGCGAGTTCGGCTCGGCGTTTGCTTCCTAGGAGTCTTCGTTTGTTACTTCTATTACGGGATACTGCAGGAGACCATGTAAGTCGTCCGTCCACCTCCATTCGTTGCGGTATAATGATAATGCGGTGGCGGGGTGAAATGTCAGTGAGTCCGCCGAATGGATCACTGTGGCTTACCTCTGTCCTTTATGTGACTGGTCTTTATAACGACACCTGAGTAGGAAGTTTGTATTAAAGTAAGAAAGGATTTGCAAGATGGACCAGTCTATGGTGCATGATTTGGTGACAGTCTTGTGCTTCGGTCAGAGCTGAGTTTGATCACTCGGTTCTGACATAACGGGAGCACCGTCCGGCTGTTTTGGGTAACTGCCCTACATTTTAAAGTTTGTTTACTGAGATCCCTAAGGATCCACTGTGAAAAACGCCTGATGATGAATTTGTTCTTAACTGGTCGAATAAGAGCTGATGACATCGATATTGTTCCCTTTTGTTCGATCGCAGTCTCAGTCTCTCACCCTGATTATTGATCTGTCCAGTACTAGGGGCGACTACAGCTACGGGAACAACAAGGAGAAGTTCAGATTCGCCACCACCTTGGTCTTCATCCAGTGCATAATCAATGCTATCTTTGCCAAGATATGTAAGTAAACTGCTCCTTCCCCAACGAGGAATGCGAGTCGGGCCTGGTCTCTCTCTAGTTCCGGTATGTTCTTCTGGCTCAATGTGATCGTTTTAGGGATAGTTCTTCAAAGGACATTTTTGCCGGTTGCTCTTGAGAAACGAAACATTCTAACTAAAAAACAGGTTACAGACCCTGTGTGTACAGGCAAGGCCGTAATTATGTAttggggggacatgtccccccagTATTCAGATGTGCTCACAATGTCGCCCCCCTCcaatattttataaatacagCCTTGGTCCCCCACAATGTTTGACTCCATGGCAACGGCCTTGGTTACAGGAACGCTGGTCCGTTTAATTGCAGTCTTTGGCTTCCCACACACTCCCTACTGTAATTATTATGGGGTGTGTGTTTCCTGCAGCAAGGCAGCATCTCTTCTCCTTTACCTCATAGTCCGCTCTGTTTGTCACATGACATCCGTTGGGTTTTACTCTCATTCTCTGTGCAACAATACTATTTTGCATCTCTTTCTTGCGCATACTTTGTGAGTGTTTGACACAGGCCCACCCTTATCTGTTTtaggtattttttt
This genomic window from Paramormyrops kingsleyae isolate MSU_618 chromosome 22, PKINGS_0.4, whole genome shotgun sequence contains:
- the LOC111852868 gene encoding protein FAM117A-like, translated to MSCRAGMVRGGSSALQPLRATVHFQLRSGTQLRIRDAGPAEKTKSRPPKPSIRRTLSLDTLIMPYLQGHWPKEPDYSSSCVNDKATQTPSSWSEECRGRRGGGGHKRSASWGSAEHLREISNLKHQLQKRSKRASRGGPDRDHHQLHSARGPVPGATQISPHLPLSRITPRLRHSVEGLNLELEGVFVSEEPEDQRSVLDVPDGRRAPMPMQRCSSGSQSDPSPSPHLLGDTPLCPSPSPPPVGTGSPPFLHPKKTYAFQREPPEGCERVTVCEEAPSPAVAQLFLHSCPDPNKVNFTPHRGSAFCRVSLLKPLLPSVDLLFRGLSVSPVASRAPADPGVAGSVGTFPDPACTTAV